Proteins co-encoded in one Bacillota bacterium genomic window:
- a CDS encoding BMC domain-containing protein has protein sequence MIETKGLVASIEAADAMVKAANVTLIGKEHVGGGLVTVMVRGDVGAVKAATDAGAAAAQRVGELVSVHVIPRPHPEVEMILPKDSVKTKTMDS, from the coding sequence ATGATCGAAACGAAGGGCCTCGTGGCTTCGATCGAGGCCGCCGATGCCATGGTAAAGGCCGCCAACGTGACGCTCATCGGGAAAGAGCACGTTGGGGGTGGCCTGGTTACAGTGATGGTCCGCGGCGATGTGGGCGCGGTCAAGGCTGCGACGGACGCCGGAGCGGCGGCTGCCCAGAGGGTAGGGGAGCTGGTATCGGTCCACGTGATCCCGAGGCCGCACCCTGAAGTGGAGATGATACTGCCCAAGGATAGCGTCAAGACGAAGACGATGGATTCCTGA
- a CDS encoding cobalamin adenosyltransferase, translating into MKVLTEMQLREAMKTGPLHTCRVDPGTIVTPSARAFLAEKGIQLVIGDEVQRPGHEDREAAPAEHEPGARFACLPCGGVLAEKPEFMTHLRGNRLVPKLHPRIRLRGQIDATEGLIIQAQVLAQRGGLPELVKHLSELLDYTRQVLRAEVLDGALPDMNIMGMSAAEVRAVSHDPASSLGIKHILPSYEMGEVMSWLNLVRTGIRQAELLAVEAFWPDQFSEPSRQDIIQALNRLSSVAYVMMCRLAAGKYAPARGR; encoded by the coding sequence GTGAAAGTGCTGACCGAAATGCAGTTGCGCGAGGCCATGAAGACCGGCCCACTCCATACCTGCAGGGTCGATCCCGGAACGATAGTGACGCCGTCAGCGCGCGCGTTCCTCGCGGAAAAGGGGATCCAGCTGGTGATCGGGGACGAGGTTCAGAGACCGGGCCACGAGGATCGTGAGGCTGCCCCGGCAGAGCACGAACCCGGGGCCAGGTTCGCCTGTTTGCCATGCGGAGGGGTGCTGGCAGAGAAGCCCGAGTTCATGACACACCTCCGCGGCAACAGGCTCGTACCCAAGCTCCATCCCCGCATAAGGCTGAGGGGCCAGATCGACGCGACCGAGGGGCTCATCATCCAGGCCCAGGTCCTCGCGCAGAGGGGCGGATTGCCGGAGCTGGTCAAGCACCTCAGCGAGCTGCTGGATTACACCCGCCAGGTGCTGAGAGCCGAGGTCCTGGATGGGGCGCTTCCGGACATGAACATCATGGGCATGAGCGCTGCGGAGGTAAGAGCCGTATCGCACGACCCCGCGTCGTCCCTGGGCATCAAGCACATACTGCCGTCCTACGAAATGGGCGAGGTCATGAGCTGGCTCAATCTTGTGAGGACCGGCATAAGGCAGGCGGAACTCCTGGCCGTCGAGGCCTTCTGGCCGGATCAGTTCTCCGAGCCATCCAGGCAGGACATCATACAGGCCTTGAACAGGTTGTCGAGCGTAGCCTACGTGATGATGTGCAGGCTGGCCGCCGGGAAGTATGCCCCTGCCAGGGGGAGATGA